From the genome of Actinomycetota bacterium:
GGCCCGGGCCCCGCTCCGAGCCGAGAGGCGACGGCCCGCCGGTGACCGTGATCCGCAGGCGCGCGTCGCCCAGACGGTCGGCCGCGACCAGCTCGTCGAGCGCGCCGCGCAGCACCGATGCGTCGGGGAGGACGAGGCCGAGGCCCGCCGCCGAGCGGGTCAGGCGCTCGAGATGACGGCGCACCGCGAAAGCACGGCCCGCGTAGACCTTGAGCGTCTCGAACACACCGTCGCCCGTGAGGAGCCCGTGGTCGAACGCCGTCACGTGGGCCTCGCTCGCGTCGACCAGCCTGCCGTCGATCCACACGCTCACGCGGACGCCAGGCCGATCAGGGTGCGGGCCTTCAGCTCGGTCTCGTCCCACTCGCCCGCGGGGGTCGAGTCGTAGGTGATGCCCGCCCCCGTGCCGAAGCGGAGGCTGCCGTCGGAGAGCCAGAACGTGCGGATGGCCACGTTGAGCTCGCCCCGGCGGCCGCCCGCGTCGACCCATCCCACCGCGCCGCAGTAGACCTCACGCGACGCGGGCTCGAGCCGGTCGATGACATCCATCGCCGCGAGCTTCGGTGCGCCCGTGACCGACCCCGGAGGGAAGGTGGCGGCGATGAGCGCGGACCATCCCACTCCCGCCCGCATGCGGCCCGACACCGTGCTGACCAGGTGGAACAGTCCGGGGTGCGCTTCGGGGACGAGGAGCCCGGGCACCTCGACCGAGCCGTGCTCGCACACGCGGCCGAGGTCGTTGCGCACCAGGTCGACGATCATGACGTTCTCGGCGCGGTCCTTGGCGAGGAAGCCGTCGGCGGTCGCGGCCGTCCCCTTGATGGGGCTCGACCACACCCGCTCGCGCTCGCGCCGGAGGAACCGCTCCGGCGAGGCCGACGCCACGTGCATGCCGGCGGACGGCACCCGCACGACGGCCGAGTAGGGGGCGGGGTTGCCCTCCGCGAGCGCCGCACCGAGCGCGGCGACGTCGGCGTGCGCCGGGGCCCGCGCCGAGAGCACCCGGCAGAGGTTCACCTGGTACACGTCGCCGGCCGCGATCGCCTCGCGGACGGTCTCGACCCCCTTCTCGTAGCCCGGCCGGTCGAGGCTCGACACCCACGAGCCCGGCGCGGGCCCCTGCCAGCGGGGGCCGGGCCACGGCCGGGCCGGACGCACCCGGTCGAAGCGGGCGCACACGGGGGCGCCGTCGTAGGGCAGCACCACCGCCCACCAACCCTCGCCGTCGAGCGCGTCGAGGTCGGAAGTGACGTCGCGCAACCCCGTGAACAGAAGGCCGCCGACGACGGCGAGGGGCTGCATGGCCTCAGCCTACGATCGTGACCATGGAGTACGACCTGAGCCCGGAGCAGGAGGCCTTCCGCAAGGTCGTCCGCGACTTCGCCGAGAGCGAGGTCGCGCCCTACGCCGAGACATGGGACCGCGAGCACATCTTCCCGGTCGACACCGTGCTCGCGATGGGCGAGCTGGGCCTGTTCGGCCTGCCGTTCCCCGAGGAGTACGGCGGCTCGGGCGCCGAGTTCACCACGTTGTGCATCGCCATCGAGGAGCTGGGCCGGGTGGACTCGTCGATCGCCATCACGCTCGAGGCGGGGGTCGGCCTGGGTGCCAACCCCATCTTCTCCTTCGGCACCGA
Proteins encoded in this window:
- a CDS encoding anthranilate synthase component I family protein: MQPLAVVGGLLFTGLRDVTSDLDALDGEGWWAVVLPYDGAPVCARFDRVRPARPWPGPRWQGPAPGSWVSSLDRPGYEKGVETVREAIAAGDVYQVNLCRVLSARAPAHADVAALGAALAEGNPAPYSAVVRVPSAGMHVASASPERFLRRERERVWSSPIKGTAATADGFLAKDRAENVMIVDLVRNDLGRVCEHGSVEVPGLLVPEAHPGLFHLVSTVSGRMRAGVGWSALIAATFPPGSVTGAPKLAAMDVIDRLEPASREVYCGAVGWVDAGGRRGELNVAIRTFWLSDGSLRFGTGAGITYDSTPAGEWDETELKARTLIGLASA